A genome region from Melospiza melodia melodia isolate bMelMel2 chromosome 28, bMelMel2.pri, whole genome shotgun sequence includes the following:
- the OLFML3 gene encoding olfactomedin-like protein 3 has product MGPWRCLLLLLPLLAPALRAQQQQFMEYVERRITLLEERISQWHDQSSRYSTELRDFKNQVLGMLEAAEKEREALRAEAEGAAVRVDRLEREVDYLETQNPAPPCVEVDETLMDKQVATAKQRKNEKYTKLTDCSDTIASVRAMKILKRFGSSSGLWTKDAAGSSEKIYLFDGTANDTVYVFPRMREFTLFSATRKAARIKLPYPWVGTGHLVYDGHLYYIRQQGQSFQVIKFNLANKTVVDSSVFPAEEQIPVFGLSPSTYIEVSADEEGLWAIYATKEDEKNMCLAKLDPASLDIEQMWDTPCPRENAEGAFVVCGALHVVYNTRLPSRARVQCVFDVSGTLAPEDASLVYFPKRYGSHASLKYSPRERQIYAWDDGYQIIYRMEMKKKLEV; this is encoded by the exons ATGGGGCCCTGgcgctgcctgctgctgctgctgccgctgctcgcCCCGGCCCTGcgcgcccagcagcagcagttcaTGGAGTACGTGGAGCGCCGCATCACCCTCCTGGAG GAGAGGATCTCCCAGTGGCACGACCAGAGCAGCCGCTACTCCACGGAGCTGCGGGACTTCAAGAACCAggtgctggggatgctggaggCGGCCGAGAAGGAGCGGGAGGCGCTGCGGGCGGAGGCCGAGGGCGCGGCCGTGCGCGTGGACCGGCTGGAGAGGGAGGTGGACTACCTGGAGACACAGAACCCCGCCCCGCCCTGCGTGGAGGTGGATGAGACGCTGATGGACAAGCAGGTGGCCACAGCCAAGCAGAGGAAGAATGAGAAGTACACCAAGCTCACAG ATTGCAGCGACACCATCGCCAGTGTCAGGGCCATGAAGATCCTGAAGCGTTTCGGCAGCTCCTCGGGGCTCTGGACCAAGGACGCTGCAGGGAGCTCGGAGAAGATCTAcctgtttgatggcaccgccaaCGACACGGTTTACGTCTTCCCCCGCATGCGGGAGTTCACCCTCTTCTCTGCCACCCGCAAGGCCGCCCGCATCAAGCTGCCCTACCCCTGGGTGGGCACCGGGCACCTCGTCTACGATGGCCACCTCTACTACATCCGCCAGCAGGGCCAGTCCTTCCAGGTGATCAAGTTCAACCTGGCCAACAAGACGGTGGTGGACAGCTCGGTGTTCCCGGCCGAGGAGCAGATCCCCGTCTTCGGCCTCTCCCCCTCCACCTACATCGAGGTGTCAGCGGATGAGGAAGGCCTCTGGGCCATCTACGCCACCAAGGAGGACGAGAAGAACATGTGCCTGGCCAAGCTGGACCCCGCCTCGCTGGACATCGAGCAGATGTGGGACACGCCGTGCCCGCGGGAGAACGCCGAGGGCGCCTTCGTGGTGTGCGGGGCGCTGCACGTGGTGTACAACACGCGCCTGCCCAGCCGCGCCCGCGTCCAGTGCGTCTTCGACGTCAGCGGCACGCTGGCCCCCGAGGACGCCTCCCTGGTCTATTTCCCCAAGCGCTACGGCTCCCACGCCAGCCTCAAGTACAGCCCTAGGGAGAGGCAGATCTACGCCTGGGATGATGGCTACCAGATCATTTACCGCATGGAGATGAAGAAGAAGCTGGAGGTCTGA